The genomic interval CGGCGACCACGTCATGGCCGAGGTGATCACCCACAACTACCGCCGCGCCGCGCTGAGTCCGCGCGAGCGGGCGCTGCTGGACTTTGCCGTCAAGCTGACCAACGAGTCGTTCAAGATGAGCCCGGAGGACTTAGCGCCGCTGCGAGAAGAGGGCCTGAGCGACGAGGCCATCTTCGAACTGGCGCAGGTGGCGGCGATGTTCAACTTCACCAACCGCCTCGCCAACGCGCTCGGCTGGAAGCCCAACGAGGTCTATTACAGCCAGCACCGTCAGCCAGCACCGTAGCAAGCAGCCACAAAGCTGAGTTGGGCCGCGGAAGGGCTCGCCGGAAGGTTCAGCCTCCGGTGAGCCCTTCCGCCAAGGCCCTGGCGACGTGCGCGGCGCTCAGAAAGCCACGACCGGCAAAGCAGCCCATGAACCAGAGGCCGGGCGCCAGAGCCGAGGTGACGGGGAGGTTGCCCTCCCGCTTGGCGCGGACGCCCGTCCACACCGACAGCGGCGCGGCCGCCGCCAGGCCCGGCAGGAACCAGGTCGCCGCCCTTTGGAGCTGGGCGGGAGCGCCGGGGTCGGCGCACTCCGCCGGGCGGTGGTTGCCGCCGACGTAGAGGCGGTCCGCCAGCCGGCCGGCGTAGAC from Deinococcota bacterium carries:
- a CDS encoding FAD-binding oxidoreductase — encoded protein: VYAGRLADRLYVGGNHRPAECADPGAPAQLQRAATWFLPGLAAAAPLSVWTGVRAKREGNLPVTSALAPGLWFMGCFAGRGFLSAAHVARALAEGLTGG